One Glycine max cultivar Williams 82 chromosome 8, Glycine_max_v4.0, whole genome shotgun sequence genomic window, TAAGTAGAAACTAACATATTTGGATCATAAGTAGCAATGACTCAAACCATATATCTAAAGctctttaatttaataaagttGATTGATAATCTAgtttggtataaaaaaaaaacgaacaATATACTGTTATTacctaaaaaaacatatattgttgtggtaaatttgttagttttttttttacaataattactttaaatgtTATATCTAAAGTAGTGTATGAAAACTAAACTTTTACtctaaaagtgatattttttttggtaagttGAGGAAAGAaacagcaagaaaaaaaaagttcaatttaattacttatgttgttttttttatattgagaaATACTTATGTTCGGTCTCAAAGTTAAGCCATTGAAAGAATATTATTGAAGCAAataaattgttacaaaattattatgaaagGTGCTTATATAAAAGTATAACCAGTGttatttaatcattaaaaaataaattttcaagtcAAAACAAGAGTTTATATGAGTTGAGATATTCCACCAATGTTTACATTAACAGTGCATAAAACTAATCTTTATATTTaacatcaaagttgaaaataaaACAGATAGAAATAGAATAGTGAATACCAAAACTTAGTAAAAGAGAATAATGAATATGAAAGCGAATCgcgaagaaaaataaaatcccaaGAGATATTGACTACGTCGTCTCTGTATGactctttccttttttctttttgccacATGGTTTTGTTCAccattttctatatatatacaatTCACACAGCAAAAGTCATCCACGTAAATACAACACAAGAAACAGACAGAGAGAAATTCACACATAAAAATCATCACTTCAAATTAAGCTAGAGCTAGAAAGATTCAGAGGTAGctatagagagagaaacagaGGTCATGGATGGTTTGCAAAGATCTGAGGTGTCTTTCAGGAGACAGGGTTCATCAGGGCTTGTTTGGGACGACAAGTTATTGTCAGGGGAATTGAACAAAGTGAACAACAACGAAGACCAAAAGGGTGGTGGTTCTGGTGGTGACCTTAACCTTAAAGTTAGAACTACACCACCCAACACCACCATCCAGAGAAGCCGCTCCAACGGCGGCTACCGCACCGGAAAAGTCTCGCCGGCGATCGAGCCTCCCTCTCCCAAGCTCTCTGCTTGCGGCTTCTGCAGCGCTTTCGGGAAAACAAGGGAAAAGGGCCGTGCTAAGCATCGATCAAGGTAGGTTTTTTCTCGTCGCCGGAGACGGTGGTTCATGCAGCTCTTCAACACGTTCTGTTTATGTCCACTTAAGATTTAGGGTTTGAGTTTGAGTTCGTATATGGGAATAGAGAAGGGTGAATTGTAGCCCTCCGTTTCGTCT contains:
- the LOC100783765 gene encoding uncharacterized protein At1g15400 — protein: MDGLQRSEVSFRRQGSSGLVWDDKLLSGELNKVNNNEDQKGGGSGGDLNLKVRTTPPNTTIQRSRSNGGYRTGKVSPAIEPPSPKLSACGFCSAFGKTREKGRAKHRSR